Below is a window of Terriglobales bacterium DNA.
GCGCGCGAAAAACGGCGAAAAGAAGTTGAACATGACGCGCGACGTTGACCCCACCGCCCCAGCCACATTTCCCGAACACGGCGGCGCGCTTTGGTTCAAGGGCAAGGGCCCGGAGAGACATGCCGCCGACCCGTCGCGTACGGCGCATCCGGTGGCAGAAAATGGAGGCGACGACTAGATGGCGCTTCCCGACTTCCAGTTGCTTCGCCCGCGCACTCTCGCTGAAGCCATCGAGCAACTGGCGCAGCATGCGGCCCATGCGCAGATTGTTGCCGGCGGCACCGACCTGATCCCCTCCATGCGGCAGCACTTGTTCGCGCCGCGTTTCCTGGTGGACATCCGTGGCATCGGCGAGCTGCGCGGCATTCGCTCTCGCGATGGTGGCCTGGAGATCGGCGCGCTCACAACGCTGACCGCGATCGAGCGCTCGCCGGAGGTTGCGCGCAATTATCGCGTGCTGCACGAGGCGGCCAAGACGGTGGCCTCGCCGCTGCTGCGCAACATGGGCACGATCGGCGGGAACATCTGCCTCGACACGCGCTGTCTCTGGTACAACCAGTCACTGGCGTGGCGGAAATCGTGCGGCTTCTGCATCAAGGCACCCCGGCCGGCGGGGCTGGCCGGGGACCCCGCACATCAGGACGGCGACCTCTGCCACGTCGCGCCCGGCGGAACCAAATGCTGGGCGGCGTTTTCCGGGGACACGCCGCCGGCGCTGCTTTGCCTGGAAGCTGAAATCGAAATTGCGGGGCCGCGTGGGACGCGCCGGGTTGCGCTCAGCGAGTTCTACACCAACGTCGGCGACGCGCGCATGCAGCTGGAGAAAAACGAGCTGCTCACGCGCGTGCTGCTGCCGGCGCGGACTTCGGGCTGGCGGGGCGTCTATCGGAAGCTGCGCATTCGCGGCTCTATTGACTACCCCCTGGCCGGTATCGCGGTGGCGCTGAAGCGCAGCAATGGCCACGTCACCGAGGCCAAGGTTGCCATCACCGCGGTCAATCCGGCGCCGCTGGTGGTGAAGGGCGCAAGCGAGGCACTGGCGGGCAGGGAAGTGGACGAAGAGTTGGCGTCGCATGTCGGGGAACTGGCGGCGCGCACGGCCAAGCCGCTGACGACCTCGGCATTGACGCCGGAGTATCGGCGGGAGATGATTCGCGTGTTCACCAAGCGCGCGCTGATGGACGCTGCCGCCGATCGTCAATGATTACCGACTGCCACATCCACATTCAGCCCCTCGAGCTGCTCAAGCCGGAAGCGCTGCGCCTGATGAAGGCCAAGCGCCCGGAGTTCCCCCAGATCGAAGAGTTCTGCCGCTCGCCGCGCGCCTTTCTCCATCACATGGACAAGGCGGGCATCGATCGCGTGGTGCTGATCAACTACGTGGCGCCGGAGGTGATTGGGTTCACCGGCGCGGTCAACGAATTTGTCGCCAATTACGTGAAAGAAGACCGGCGGCGGCTGATCCCGTGCGGCTCATTGCATCCGCGCCATTCCAACAATTTCATGGCCGATGTCGAGCAATTGCTGCGGCTCGGCATCCGGCTGATCAAGATCCATCCTCCGCACCAGCTGCTTTATCCCAACGATTACCTGCGCGGCGTCAAGGAACTGGAAATCCTCTACCGCGCCGCCGAAGCCAACGGCATCCCGGTCATGTTTCATACCGGCACGTCAATTTTTCCCGGAGCGCGCAACAAGTTCGGCGATCCCATTTACGTCGACGATGTCGCGGTTGACTTCCCCCAGTTGAAGATCCTGCTGGCGCACGGGGGCCGCCCGCTGTGGATGGACACCGCATTTTTCCTGGTTCGCCGCCATCCCAACGTCTATCTGGATATTAGCGGCATCCCGCCGAAAACTCTGTTGAAGTATTTTCCGCGCCTGGAGGAGATCGCATCCAAGACCCTCTTTGGCACCGACTGGCCCGGACCCGGCGTGCCCGACATGAAGCGCAACCTTGATGACTTCAAAACGCTGCCGCTGCGACCCGAAGTCCGCGAGCAGATTCTCGGGAAGACCGCGCTCACCGTCTGGGCGGAATAAGAAAGTCGTTGGTCATTGTTCATTGGTCGTTCGCAACCTGACTGTTGCGCGAACACCAAGGATCCAACGCCAACGACTCACTACCGCCGATTCTTATTTCTTATTTTTTGGCAGCGCCGGCGCTTGCTGCCGCCGTCTTTCCCTCCAATTCATCGGCCACTCGGGTTGCGCCATAGATGTGGCGGAGTGCTTCCAGGATGCCGCGCGAATCCACGTGCAGCGAGCGGCCAATCCCGTCTTCGTACTGGAAGTTCCAGGGAAGCGACTGGATGTTTCCGTCGAAGATGATGCCCACCACGTCGCCCGCCTTGTTGACCACCGGGCTGCCGGAGTTGCCGCCGATGATGTCGGCGGTCTCAATCGCATTCAGCGGCGTTTGGAGGTTGATTTTCGACTTGTTCTGCATCCAGCTGGCCGGCAGTTTATAGGGCGGCTGGTTGTTGTGCTTGGCGGCGTGCTCGAAGGCACCCGCGAAATTCGTGAAATACGGCAGCTTGGTTCCCGCGGGAACGACACTGCCGCGCCCGTCCTCGGTGTAACCCTTCACCGCGCCATAGCTGAGGCGAAGCGTGAAGGTAGCATCGGGGTAGAAATTCGTCCCCAGTTCCGCGAAGCGGATCTTGGACAGCGTGGCGCCGCTGCGCCGTTCCACCGACTCGACTTCATCGTCGTACTGGGTGCGGTATTTGCGGGCTTCCGGGTCGATATTGCGCATGAGGATGATCAGGGGATCGGTGCTGGCAGTCACTGCTGCCTGCCCGCCTTCGTACAACTGCTTGCGGACCGCCACGTCGTCCAGTTTGCTGCCTTCGATGAGGGTCTTCGCCACCTGGGCAGGGTCCTGGCCATTGAGAACCTGTGCCACCACGGTATCGCTTTTCAAGTCGCGCTGCATCTGGCGCAGCGATTCGGTCAGCAGCACGGTCTCCTCATCCTTGTAGATGGGAGCCGTGGAAAACAATTGCTGCTCCAGCGACGCGAGCGCCGACTCGCGGTATTCACGCAGCCGCTGGCCACTGGGCTTTTGCTTTTCGACGGCGGCCCGCACCAGGATGCGCGCGAAGCCGGGCAAGTCGCCGCGGAAGCCGGCGCGCCGCTCCACGTAGGTCAGCGGCAGGAAAATTTGCTTGTACGTTGCCTCCGCCCGCGCGGTGTCCGCCCATGGATCGCCGAACTGCTGCTTCTTCTTGGCATCGCCCGCCACATCCTGCTTCAGCTTATTTTCCGCCTGCTGTTTGGTTGCCATTAACTTCTGATCGAGCAGGCCGGACCGGTAGCCGGTGATCGCTTTCAGCGAATTTTCCATCCCGAAAATATCTTCCTGCGCGCGGCGGGCATTTTCGGCAGATTGCCCGGAATAGGCCTTCAGAGCCTGGATCAATTCCTTCAGGTTTTGCAGCCGCCAGGAATAGCTGGTATCGCGCAGGAACTCCAGTTGTGAGGTGGTCAACAGCCGCCCGGTCGAGCCCGGGTTGCCGGAGACAAAGATCAGTTCGCCGTCGCTGACGCCGGCCTTCGACCACTTAAAGTAATTGGTGAGCTGTGCCGGCTTATCGTTCTCATAAACGCGGAAAAACGTGATGTCGAGATCGTAGCGGGGGTACTCGAAGTTATCGGCATCGCCGCCAAAAAATGCGGCGTCAAACTCGGGTGCGAATACCAGTCGAACGTCGGTGTATTTTTTGTAGCGATACAGGTTATAAAGTCCGCCGGCGTAGAGAGTCACCACGTCGCAACGCAGCCCGGTGCTCTTGGCGCATTCGCTTTCGATGGCCGACATCGCGGAGCGCTGCGCCGTGCCCGCCTCCGCCGCCGACATGTTTGCCTTCACCGCGTCCTGCACCTGTGCCGTGACATCCTCGATGCTTTGCAGGACATTGAGTTCCAGGTCGGGGCACCTGGCCTCCTCCGCCTGCGTCTTGGCGTAGAAGCCCTGTTTCATGAAGTCCTTGCCGCCGGTGGAAAGCTGCTGCACGCACACCGCGCCGACGTGGTGGTTGGTGAAGGTCAGGCCGGTGGGGGAAACGAACGATCCCGAGCCTCCATTATTGAAACGAACTGAGGACAGGCGGACGTGGTCGAGCCATTCCTGGGTGGGTTCGAAGCCGTATTTCGCTTTGACCCGGGCCGCGGGGAATGCATTAAAAAGCCACATGCCTTCGTCGGCCGTAGCCGCTCCGGCGAGTAATAGTGCGGTAAGAATCAGCAGAACTGCGCGTTTGAACATTGTATGTCTCCCATGCCATCCGGCATGAATGGTGAGTTTCACGGCATAAAAAAGGCTGCCGGCATACCGCGTACGCCTGCGGCAGCAAAACTGTTCAATATACGCTGGCGTTCACCGCTCGACAACGGCGGTGGTGGCGTTGCTCTCACGGGCGGGCCGATTTGGAATTGGAGAATGTTTGCGGTATGTTAACGAGTCTCACCCATTCGACATCGCCGGGCCCTGCGTCACCTGCGTCTCAACCCGCATCAATAGGATTGCGAGGATTTTATGTCCACGAGCACTCTTACGCCCAAGGGTTTGGAAGGCGTGGTTGCGGCTGTTTCCAGCATCTGCTACATCGATGGCGACCGTGGCATCCTGGCCTATCGCGGCATTGATATCCACGAACTTGCCGACAATTCCACGTTTGAAGAAACCTGCTTCCTGCTCTGGTTCGGCAAGCTGCCGTCCGCCGGAGAGCTGCGCGATTTGAAGCGCAACCTGGCCGACGAGAGAAAACTGGACCCTGCTATCGTCAACTTGATCCGCCAGGCGCCGCGCCAGGCGTTGCCGATGGATGTGCTGCGCACCGCCGTGTCGGCGCTCGCGTTCTACGATCCCGAGGACAAGCTGAACACGCCGGAGGCGAACCTGCACAAATCGGTGCGCCTGACATCGCAACTGGCCATGATCGTGGCTGCCTACGACCGGGTGCGCAAGGGACGTCCCATCGCCGAACCGGACCGCTCGCTCTCGCACGCCGCAAATTTCCTGTTGATGTTGAACGGCGAGCCGCCCTCGAAAACCGCCGAGCGCGCGCTCGACATCGCCCTGATTCTCCATGCCGATCACGAGCTCAACGCCTCCACCTTCGCCGCCCGCGTGACCGCCGCGACGCTCTCCGACATGCATTCCGCCATCACCTCCGGCATCGGCGCGTTGAAAGGACCGCTGCACGGCGGCGCCAACGAGGCCGTTTTCAAGATCCTGACGGAACTCGACAAGGCCGGCGCCGACCCGGTGGAGCACATCAAGGGAATGCTGGCGCAGAAGAAGAAAATTCCCGGCTTCGGCCATCGCGTCTATCACACCGAAGACCCGCGAGCGACGCACTTGCGGCAGATGTCGCGCGAACTGGGAGAATCCAGCGGCCAGGCCAAGTGGTGGCAGTATTCCGACAAGATCGAAAAATACCTGAAGGGGGAGAAGAAGCTGAACGCGAACGTCGATTTCTATTCCGCCTCCACCTACCACACGCTCGGGATCGATGTGGACCTGTTCACGCCGGTGTTCGCGGTTTCCCGCATCAGCGGCTGGACGGCGCACGTCATGGAACAGCTCAACGACAACCGCCTGATCCGCCCGCGCGCCGACTACATCGGGCCGCCCTACCCGCAGCACTACGTGCCGATCGATCGCCGGTGAATCACCGTTATGATGGATTCGCGAGTTGTTCCAAGCCAAGGGGTAAAGCGAAGAGCTGAACTGTGAAGATTGCGCTCGGGCAGATCAATACCACCATCGGCGATTTCAGCGGAAATTGCGGCAAGATCGTAGAGTTCTCGCGGCGCGCGCTGGCGGCGGGTGCAACTGTCGCCATGTTTCCCGAACTTTCCATCTGCGGCTACCCGCCGCGCGACCTGGTGGAGAACCCCAGCTTCGTCAACCGCAACCAGGAGATGCTGCAACGATTAGCCGATGAGACCCGCGGCATTGCCGTGATCTGCGGACTGGTAACCCCGGCCCACGCCGAGACCGGGAAGTCGGTGATGAACTCCGCTGCCATGACCCGGGACGGGCAAGCGGCGTTCCTGCAGTCGAAGATGCTGCTGCCCACTTACGACGTTTTTGATGAATCGCGGAACTTCGCGCCCGCCGCCAAGCAGGAGTTGCTGCCTCTGTGCGGGCGCAAGATCGCGCTCACCGTTTGCGAGGATGCCTGGAACGACAAAAGCTTCTGGAACCGGCGGCTGTATGGCTTCGACCCGGTGGAAGCACTGATGCGCGGCGGCGGCAACCTGCTGCTGAACATCTCGGCGTCGCCGTTCTATGCCGGCAAGCGCGAACTGCGGCAGAACATGCTGGCAGCGCTGGCGAAGGAATATGGGGCCCCGGTGGCCATGGTCAACCAGGTGGGCGGCAATGACAGCCTGGTGTTCGACGGTTCCAGCGTGGTGATTGCGCCCGATGGCCGCGTGGTGGCGCAGGCAAAGTCTTTCGAGGAAGACCTGATTTTCTTCGATACCGAGAATCTCGCCGGCGACGTGCATCCGCAGGTCGAAGGCCTGGAGGGCAGCGTCTATGCGGCGCTGGTGCTGGGTACACGCGACTACGTGCGCAAGTGCGGCTTCCATCGCGTGCTGGTGGGTCTGAGCGGCGGGATCGATTCGGCGCTGACCGCGGCCATCGCCGCCGACGCGCTCGGCAACCAGAACGTCACCGGCGTCGGTATGCCAGGACCATACTCTTCACGCGGCAGCATTGACGATGCCCGCGCGCTCGCCGGGAACCTGGCGATTCGCTTCGAGCTGATCCGCATCACTGAAATGTTCGATACTTACCTGAAGGCGTTGAAGCCGGTGTTCGCGGCGAGGGAAGAGGACGTGACGGAAGAGAATATTCAGGCGCGCATCCGCGGCGCGCTGTTGATGGCATTATCCAACAAGTTCTCCTCCATGGTGCTGAGCACCGGGAACAAGTCGGAGTTGGCGGTGGGGTACTGCACTTTGTACGGCGACATGGTCGGCGGTCTGGCGGTGATTTCCGACGTGCCCAAGACCATGGTCTATCGGCTGGCGCACTACGTGAATTCGCGCAAGCCGGTGATTCCGCGCTCCACGCTGGAGAAGCCGCCTTCGGCGGAGCTGCGCCCCAACCAGAAAGACAGCGACTCGCTGCCGGATTACGATGTTCTGGATACGGTGCTGGAGGATTACATCGAGGATTACAAGAGCGCGGAGCAGATTGCCGAGGAGCGCGGTTACGACCTCCACCTGGTGCGCAACGTCATCCGCATGGTGGAGCGCTCGGAATACAAGCGCCAGCAGGCGGCGCCGGGATTAAAAATTTCCGAAAAAGCGTTCGGAGTGGGCCGACGTTTTCCGATTGCCGCAAAGGCAGATTATTAAAGTGGTTTGCGAGGTTTCCAAGGTTTCGGATGTTGGTCGATTGCAGGGGAGCTGTGAACCCTCCAACACCGCGAGATCCTTGGTACCTCGATTCGAAAGGACCGCATGCGCCGTTTTGTTGCAATAGCGAGCCTGGTGGGGCTCGCCGTAATCGTGCCGGCACAGGAGCCGGCAAAACCGAAACCGACCACGCCGGGTGGAGCGCAAAAGACAGCCGCCACAGCACTGCCGTCCAAGGCGATTGTGGATACGTTCCTGCGCCAGATGTTCGGCTTTGAGCAGGACGTTTCCTGGACTGTCGCCAACATCAAGCCTTCGGATGCAGCCGGCATCGCAGAAATCGACGTGAACATGAAGTCGGCGAAGAACAATGGCGAGCGCAAGCTGTACGTTCTGCGGGGACAGAAACAAGCGGTCGCCGGCAACATGGTGGCGTTTCCGGGCGAGGGAGAACGGCCGTCCGATGCGGCGATCAACAGCTTCGTGCGGCAGATGACCGGAGGACCCAACCCGGCGGTAACGTGGACGATCAGCGAGATCAAGCCGCGGGCGGTGTCGGACTTGACACAGGTCACGGTGTTGATGAACACGCCGCAGGGACGCGGCGCGGCGGCGTTCATGGTGACCGCGGACGGAAAGCACGCCTTGATGGGCGAAGTGATTCCATTCGGCGCCAACCCATTCGCCGCCAATCGCGCCAAGCTGCTCAAGGGAATCAACGGACCGTCGCGCGGTCCGGCGAATGCGCCGGTGACGATAGTGGAGTTTGCCGACCTGCAATGTCCGGCATGCAAAGCGGCCTTGCCCGAGATCCAGAAGCTGATCGCGGATGAGCCCAACGCCAGGTTTGTCTTTCAGCAATTTCCGCTGACCATGGCCCATCATTGGGCGATGAAGGCGGCGGAGTACGGCGACTGCGTGCACCGGGAAAATCCAGCGGCGTTCTGGAAATATGTGGATGCAGTGTATGCCGCGCAGGAGCAGATTACGACGGAGACGAACAACACCGACGACGCGGGCACCAAGGCGGAAGGAAAGCTGACGCAATTGGCTGCCGGCGCGGGAGTGGATGGGCAGAAGGTGGCGGCCTGCGCCAATCAAGCCGCGACCGAGCAGCGCATCAAGCAGTCGATGGCGCTGGGCAAGGAAGTGGACGTGACCGGAACGCCGACGCTCTACGTCAATGGCCGTCGCATTAATAATCTAGGCTCGTTGTCGTACGAGCAGTTGAAGCGGCTGGTGGACTTCATGGCGAAGCAACCGAAGTAGCGCGTCATGTGCCGTTCAGCAAATCGGTGCAACAGTTCACGCACAGGTCGGGATGGAGCGCCACAAGCTGGTCGCGGGGAAAAATTCCCGTAGCGACGGCTACGATGGGCGCCTGCACCGCGCGCGCGGCGGCAATGTCAGAGGGAGTGTCGCCGACGATGCAGACGCGGGCAGCAGCGCCGAGCCGGCGGCGGGCTTCGCTGATGCCGTGACGAAAGATGTCCTCGCGCAATTCCAGTTGATCGCTGAAAGATCCGAAGTCGAAATAATGCCGCAGCCCGGCGGCTTCCAGCTTCGTCCAGCCAATCGGCTCCAGGTTGCCGGAAACTACGGCTAACAGTTTTTCTCTCTGGCGCAGGGACTCCAGTAGTTCGCGGACGGAAGGGCAGAGTTCAACTTGAATGCCGGCGGCGTTGCGGCGGACCTCATCGCACATGGAGCGTGC
It encodes the following:
- a CDS encoding xanthine dehydrogenase family protein subunit M, whose translation is MALPDFQLLRPRTLAEAIEQLAQHAAHAQIVAGGTDLIPSMRQHLFAPRFLVDIRGIGELRGIRSRDGGLEIGALTTLTAIERSPEVARNYRVLHEAAKTVASPLLRNMGTIGGNICLDTRCLWYNQSLAWRKSCGFCIKAPRPAGLAGDPAHQDGDLCHVAPGGTKCWAAFSGDTPPALLCLEAEIEIAGPRGTRRVALSEFYTNVGDARMQLEKNELLTRVLLPARTSGWRGVYRKLRIRGSIDYPLAGIAVALKRSNGHVTEAKVAITAVNPAPLVVKGASEALAGREVDEELASHVGELAARTAKPLTTSALTPEYRREMIRVFTKRALMDAAADRQ
- a CDS encoding amidohydrolase family protein yields the protein MITDCHIHIQPLELLKPEALRLMKAKRPEFPQIEEFCRSPRAFLHHMDKAGIDRVVLINYVAPEVIGFTGAVNEFVANYVKEDRRRLIPCGSLHPRHSNNFMADVEQLLRLGIRLIKIHPPHQLLYPNDYLRGVKELEILYRAAEANGIPVMFHTGTSIFPGARNKFGDPIYVDDVAVDFPQLKILLAHGGRPLWMDTAFFLVRRHPNVYLDISGIPPKTLLKYFPRLEEIASKTLFGTDWPGPGVPDMKRNLDDFKTLPLRPEVREQILGKTALTVWAE
- a CDS encoding S46 family peptidase, with the protein product MFKRAVLLILTALLLAGAATADEGMWLFNAFPAARVKAKYGFEPTQEWLDHVRLSSVRFNNGGSGSFVSPTGLTFTNHHVGAVCVQQLSTGGKDFMKQGFYAKTQAEEARCPDLELNVLQSIEDVTAQVQDAVKANMSAAEAGTAQRSAMSAIESECAKSTGLRCDVVTLYAGGLYNLYRYKKYTDVRLVFAPEFDAAFFGGDADNFEYPRYDLDITFFRVYENDKPAQLTNYFKWSKAGVSDGELIFVSGNPGSTGRLLTTSQLEFLRDTSYSWRLQNLKELIQALKAYSGQSAENARRAQEDIFGMENSLKAITGYRSGLLDQKLMATKQQAENKLKQDVAGDAKKKQQFGDPWADTARAEATYKQIFLPLTYVERRAGFRGDLPGFARILVRAAVEKQKPSGQRLREYRESALASLEQQLFSTAPIYKDEETVLLTESLRQMQRDLKSDTVVAQVLNGQDPAQVAKTLIEGSKLDDVAVRKQLYEGGQAAVTASTDPLIILMRNIDPEARKYRTQYDDEVESVERRSGATLSKIRFAELGTNFYPDATFTLRLSYGAVKGYTEDGRGSVVPAGTKLPYFTNFAGAFEHAAKHNNQPPYKLPASWMQNKSKINLQTPLNAIETADIIGGNSGSPVVNKAGDVVGIIFDGNIQSLPWNFQYEDGIGRSLHVDSRGILEALRHIYGATRVADELEGKTAAASAGAAKK
- a CDS encoding citrate synthase encodes the protein MSTSTLTPKGLEGVVAAVSSICYIDGDRGILAYRGIDIHELADNSTFEETCFLLWFGKLPSAGELRDLKRNLADERKLDPAIVNLIRQAPRQALPMDVLRTAVSALAFYDPEDKLNTPEANLHKSVRLTSQLAMIVAAYDRVRKGRPIAEPDRSLSHAANFLLMLNGEPPSKTAERALDIALILHADHELNASTFAARVTAATLSDMHSAITSGIGALKGPLHGGANEAVFKILTELDKAGADPVEHIKGMLAQKKKIPGFGHRVYHTEDPRATHLRQMSRELGESSGQAKWWQYSDKIEKYLKGEKKLNANVDFYSASTYHTLGIDVDLFTPVFAVSRISGWTAHVMEQLNDNRLIRPRADYIGPPYPQHYVPIDRR
- a CDS encoding NAD+ synthase; amino-acid sequence: MKIALGQINTTIGDFSGNCGKIVEFSRRALAAGATVAMFPELSICGYPPRDLVENPSFVNRNQEMLQRLADETRGIAVICGLVTPAHAETGKSVMNSAAMTRDGQAAFLQSKMLLPTYDVFDESRNFAPAAKQELLPLCGRKIALTVCEDAWNDKSFWNRRLYGFDPVEALMRGGGNLLLNISASPFYAGKRELRQNMLAALAKEYGAPVAMVNQVGGNDSLVFDGSSVVIAPDGRVVAQAKSFEEDLIFFDTENLAGDVHPQVEGLEGSVYAALVLGTRDYVRKCGFHRVLVGLSGGIDSALTAAIAADALGNQNVTGVGMPGPYSSRGSIDDARALAGNLAIRFELIRITEMFDTYLKALKPVFAAREEDVTEENIQARIRGALLMALSNKFSSMVLSTGNKSELAVGYCTLYGDMVGGLAVISDVPKTMVYRLAHYVNSRKPVIPRSTLEKPPSAELRPNQKDSDSLPDYDVLDTVLEDYIEDYKSAEQIAEERGYDLHLVRNVIRMVERSEYKRQQAAPGLKISEKAFGVGRRFPIAAKADY
- a CDS encoding thioredoxin domain-containing protein, yielding MRRFVAIASLVGLAVIVPAQEPAKPKPTTPGGAQKTAATALPSKAIVDTFLRQMFGFEQDVSWTVANIKPSDAAGIAEIDVNMKSAKNNGERKLYVLRGQKQAVAGNMVAFPGEGERPSDAAINSFVRQMTGGPNPAVTWTISEIKPRAVSDLTQVTVLMNTPQGRGAAAFMVTADGKHALMGEVIPFGANPFAANRAKLLKGINGPSRGPANAPVTIVEFADLQCPACKAALPEIQKLIADEPNARFVFQQFPLTMAHHWAMKAAEYGDCVHRENPAAFWKYVDAVYAAQEQITTETNNTDDAGTKAEGKLTQLAAGAGVDGQKVAACANQAATEQRIKQSMALGKEVDVTGTPTLYVNGRRINNLGSLSYEQLKRLVDFMAKQPK
- a CDS encoding HAD family hydrolase — protein: METSRAAASPFRWWEADAYLFDIDGTLLNSRDGVHYHAFRNALRALFGIEGTIDGVPVHGNTDLGILRAVLARAGVFGEEFERKLPDLARSMCDEVRRNAAGIQVELCPSVRELLESLRQREKLLAVVSGNLEPIGWTKLEAAGLRHYFDFGSFSDQLELREDIFRHGISEARRRLGAAARVCIVGDTPSDIAAARAVQAPIVAVATGIFPRDQLVALHPDLCVNCCTDLLNGT